The nucleotide sequence GTGCTGTTCCCAGGAGGCCTaaaccccacccccttcgtCTCACTCCCCGGACCAAAATCTGGTTCACCACCCAAAGACCCAAGCACATCACCAATATAATTGCAAGGCTTAATCCCCTTATCAAAAACCGCCCCCCAATCCTTCAGAATCCCATTCACAATCTCAATCCCCGCAAGATAGAGATTCTGAATCGCAACCTCGAAGCCATTCTGCTTGAGAACAAGCAAATGCTCATAGGCAGTGACGttaggaggaggacgatCAAAGTTAGACCCTATAACAAACACAACCTCATCAGCCGAGCTTCTCTCActaaaacaaaacaaaacaaagcaaaacaaaacaaaacaaaacaaaacaaaaaacctCACCAGTCCTCATAACAACAACCCTCGAAAAGTCCACAACCCCATAAaccgccatcctcaccaacgAACCCAGCACCGCATTATCCTCCTGCGCCGTCATGCAGTACCTCCCCGTCCCATTCGTCCAAACCCCCGTCGTCCTTTCAAACGCCTCGCTCAGCAACATCCCCGAGTAATAAACATCGCTCGTGACGGTATCACACTTGACCACCTCCGGCCCACTCGACGCCTTGGCAAAAATATTCCCCTCCGGCTTATACCTCGCCCGGTACTTCTTCGAGTCCTCGTTATCGCTCAAATTCGCCCTGACGGCATAATTAAACGCCGCGTCCCGCAGCGCGTTGCTCACCTCAAACACTTCTGTCCCGTACAGAATCTTGGGGTACTCCTCCGGCTGCGTGGTGCCATAAGCAACATACCCCGTCGTGAAGTTGTCTGGCATCTCCCGGGCGTCGAATTCGTATTGGAGAGCTACTTGGACGGTGTACCGCGCCAGGGCTACGCCGCCGATGGTGGAGTACTTTGGGTTCGCGCCTGCTATGCCGGCTAGGAGGAAGTATGTCTTTGTGAGGTTGAacttgggggagaggaggagggccatGGCCGACGAGGCGGCGTTGATTTCGCCTTCGCAGGTGGTCACCTGGCAGACTTGGAGGTCTTCTCTGCAGTGAACGTGGGGGTATCGTGGGGAGAGgccggggatggtgatgttgacggCCAGGAGGTTACCGTGGCTGTGGGGGGGCATGTTGTCGTACCAGACTTGGGCTTCGGGGGCGAACTGGACTGCGGGTTAGCTTTGGTGAAGTTGGGTTGTGGGGTAGGTACTTGCCATGTTGACGATCATGACCTTGGGGGTGATTTTCCCATCAAGTCTCGGCTCAGGAGGGCTGTTTGCGATGCTGCTATTCCTCGGAGGAGTAGCAGCGGCCAAGCCAAGCTGGCCACCGCGCAAGGCCAGAAATGAGGCGAACGCGCACCGCATGAAGCGCATATCGACCGTTGACAGGGTTGGCTCAGGGGGGAGGCCccagtcttttctttgtaTCACCCTCGAGAAGCTTTCGCTTCGTTGTGGAGGTGAGAGGGATGGAGGAAGGTGGTCGACAGATTGACCTGAACGAGGGTAGGTGCAGCGAGTTAAATGAAATTACTTGCTTCGCAGTCATCCCTCCGAGACAAGCAAGAAAGCCCGGGAAGAAGAATTCTTTTTGTCTTCATGGTGAGGCGTTCTTGTGTCAAACTCGATGTCGGGCCTGTGCCTGCCCGCCCGTGGCAGCTGATCAAGACTAGTGAATATCTCCGCGTGAGTGACTCCGTCCCAGATATCATCAGCTGGGGTGAGTAGAGTTTGTGAGACCGAGTAGGGAATTGAGATGATTTTGCCATTtgttgaggagaaggtgaagagcATGTACTTTTACCAGCTTGCAGGGTGAAGTCCAAGAGTGAATATTGTCCGCCACCGGCATCGCttttctccaccacctgGGAACTTCTCACATATCGATTTCTCGTGCGATTCGATTCCGCTGCCGCTGTGACATCCGGGTAGAATTCCCCTGGCTTATATCGAATGCATTGCATTCTTCTTGTGGATGTGTAACCAACGATCTCAAGAGGTAAACGAGACATGCAGTGGTTCCTGCCACGATCGTTCCGTGTACTACGGCCTGTCAAGCCGTCTGTCTGCCAGAGTTTCCATTGGGTGCCGAACGAGTTTGTCTCAGGTTCTCAGACGTCAACGAAGCTTGGTTGAAGTTTGCCTCAGACAAAActattgtttttttttttttttttttttttttttatctcgGCTATCATTACCGATGTCAGCTGGAAAGGAATCTCTAGCTTGTAACCCACAAAGTCACCGAGGTCAAGCCAGCAACGCAAGTTTGAGCGTACAGTGCCG is from Podospora pseudopauciseta strain CBS 411.78 chromosome 5 map unlocalized CBS411.78m_5.2, whole genome shotgun sequence and encodes:
- a CDS encoding uncharacterized protein (COG:F; EggNog:ENOG503NUT6), producing the protein MRFMRCAFASFLALRGGQLGLAAATPPRNSSIANSPPEPRLDGKITPKVMIVNMFAPEAQVWYDNMPPHSHGNLLAVNITIPGLSPRYPHVHCREDLQVCQVTTCEGEINAASSAMALLLSPKFNLTKTYFLLAGIAGANPKYSTIGGVALARYTVQVALQYEFDAREMPDNFTTGYVAYGTTQPEEYPKILYGTEVFEVSNALRDAAFNYAVRANLSDNEDSKKYRARYKPEGNIFAKASSGPEVVKCDTVTSDVYYSGMLLSEAFERTTGVWTNGTGRYCMTAQEDNAVLGSLVRMAVYGVVDFSRVVVMRTGSNFDRPPPNVTAYEHLLVLKQNGFEVAIQNLYLAGIEIVNGILKDWGAVFDKGIKPCNYIGDVLGSLGGEPDFGPGSETKGVGFRPPGNSTTRAIV